From Sander vitreus isolate 19-12246 chromosome 5, sanVit1, whole genome shotgun sequence:
GTCTGGCTCTCAGGCTACTTTTACACAGCTATATCATCTAAACTTTActggtaaaaaatatatattttatttcatcttatttttttaatcttatttattatttctagtatagTTATATTTTtcggtttgtgtgtgagtgagtatgtgtgtatgtccttggtAACTTGCTACTTGTAACTGAGTAATTTCCCaatgtgggattaataaaatccatccatccatccatccatccatctattttttttttttgtgtcaacaTCTATGTCCAAATTCCaagcaaacaagcaaacaaatctGCTCCGCGTGTTTTATTGCATTCAAACATATACACAACATATACACAATGTGTTTTGGttaaaaacactgaatgtaaacaataTAATGTCGtttgacaagaaaaaaactTCACTAGGTACCTTTTAAGTTTACTCAAAGATGCCACTATGCAAAAATAACTGCTTGATGTTGACACATTTGTCCCAAACTGCAGAGCACAATGGAAATGTAGGAGTGTATagacataagagtggtatcaGTCTTCTCAGATAACGCAAaagaaaagcaaataagcatattccccaaaatgtttAACTAATCTATCCTTCTATGGTACACAATACacggccaataaagctgattctgatgcaGTTGGAAATTATTAAGAACAACATGGTGACTTGTTTTGTTGCATCATCGTGTACAAAAACACCTAAAAAATAGCTTTTTAGACTATTATTAGTCTCATTTGTCTCGTCTTTACCACTTTTTATATGTTGTGCAAATGGGAACAAACAGGAATGTACAAAAGGGACTTTTTTGAATTCTGAGGATGGAAAATCAGTATTTCTCAGTGCAACAGTGACAACAGAATAATATTGAAAGAGAGATTAAAGTATGATTAGCAATCATTTGACTGTGTCTGATCTATTAAACTTCTTTAATAGAATATGCCTTGCAGCTGCATAGCAGTATGGTCTATTAAGGGCACAATAAATGCAGAAATTGGCATCTGTGCTTCTTTTCGGATGGATTTATGATTACTGAACACTAGTGTCAAATAGTGAGACAAGAGAGAAGCTTGGGCTGCTTAATTCAGAGATATGATGTTTACGGTTGCAACAAATGAAATTTATTTCAATTTTAGCTTTAAAGATAGTATTGTAACATGACTAAATGGTGGAACGAGCTCCccattgacatcaggacagcTGAAAGTCTACACATCTTCAGTCACAGGCTAGAAGATGATGGTTAtagtaaaagcaaaaaaactcGAAACTTACATGTTGCACTaacatatggctctttgtagtttggcttatggATTTGAAGCGTATGTACTTCTACGTGATTCTTGCTGTTctgagtttgtaccttcatggttaaatgcacttattggaagtcgctttggataaaagcaaaTGTcaactaaatgtaatgtaaagacaTGAGAATGTCTGCACGACAGTTGGCCAGGCGTTTGCAGGAACTACTAAGcaagataaataaaatgaaacccAGATTGCAGGTCATGAGATATTTTGAATCCCTTTCATTTAATGGTTTGGGTGACTTAAATAAACATGCAGTGCTAATTAGATAATTAAATGTGAGATACTCACCCAAAGCCATCTCCTGAAACAAAAATATACAGAAATTGTGAAATTAGTATTAGTGGACTTTTATGATTAATAATTTTTGTCAGTTCTCATATACAACTTTACAGATACCGTATATGAGATTTTAATCTGTGCAAAGAATGATCAAGACACAGGTAAAGTGGAGCTTTCGCTTTTGACTTCTGTGCATATGTTGCAAAGATAAGACAAAAGTTACCCAGGCAAATCCGGTGTCGGCTGGAGTAAGCGAGTTTTGCTATGACTGTGGCTGATCCCACAATCAATGCAGCTATAAAGACACCGATGATCGCTCCTGTGTGTGCAGAGGAGGCTGTCGAGACAAAACAAGACGACAGGAGAGGATTATGATGCAGAAAAAAGGGTGGAGCAGCAGGTTTATCAGCATTCTAGAGGTTGAGTCGACGCCTGCAGGGACTGGCTTACTGTTTAAATCTCTGGTCCCTTTATTTGTAGTGTGAACTGTATGTTCAACTCATTGTTACTTTCTCTGACATTAACACTTTcgtttacattattttcttaaattgtatcccatttacaaaaaataaatagcatgcacattttaaacaaatgattgATCATCTTGCAGCCCAAAGCCCAAACTCACTCGTCACAGTGAGGTAGACTTCCAGCTCGCGGACGGCGAGTGGGTTCTCGCTGCGGCAGAAGTAGACGCCTTCGTCGTCCTTGCTGATGTTGAGTATGGTCAGCTTGAAGACGGGGCCTTCCACAGACAGGACGTACTTGGATCCGGGAACAATTACCTCCTGCTTGAGCCCTTTTCTCCACGTGGTGTTTGCAGGGGGGATGGACATGGCCTCAGTGCAGGTCAGAGTTAGGCTGGTCGCCTCTAGAGTTGTGACCAGCGGCTCGCCTTCGGGGTACGGAGGTTctgggagagaggggaaaacattGAACGGTTTTCAATGTAAACACACAGTAAAAACATGACTTGTCCAAAGAGTCAGTACTAATAAAGGTTTACATTATTATTCTAGTTGCCcccagtgggaatcaaacccttAATCTTATTTGACAGAGACGCACCTTGTCTTCAAAGCTTTAGAAAACATCAAAGAATGCAGATAAGCTAATGCAAGCTTATAAACCGTCAAACACTTTTGCATCATATCATGGTTTGCGCAAACCTGTTGTGTGATGATAACCCTTACACTTACTTGGTGACTCACTTAACTCGCTACATGACCTGCATGCAACACTGTGTCCTCATGGACACACTTtcaactgtgtctgtctggctgtttgTATCCCTAACTACTTAAAATCTAAGGTAAACTAGTTATGAGAATATTAATTATGAAATCAAACTCCCTTAATCTTAATGGTGTTACAATGAAGTTTATACAGTATGCTGTGATTAAGATGTGGAGAGAATGGCAATTTTAGCCAGATTACAGTGCACTGTTGTTTTAACATAGGAACATCTGAGCCTCAGATAGTCAGTACATCAGTTTTCCTGGGTTGCGACAGTCAAACAGTGTTAAGCTTAGTTTAGCTAGATAATATACATTGTGACTGGAATTTGTTAGGTAGGGCTCATCTCCTGCACTGGGGGAGGTACATTTGATCAGTAACTAAAGTATGCATTATTCACAATGTTCTCCTGCTTCAACAAAACATCTTTTCTCACGTGCTTCTTGTGGTGGTATCTAGTCTTGGGTTTTATTTGTCCACAGGACATGCCATCAACAGTTTTACAGGGACTATTTCTTTGGTAGAATTTGTGTATGATATCTACCCATGCATACAGTTTATAACATTGGGATTTGCATGGATTTATCTACTTTGAAGCTCTGAGATAattgttgatatttgattttctgacCTTCTGACTTAGCTGAGTGGAGCTAAggattaaaatatttgttttggtgtttgcAGCATTGAAAAACTACTTCTActactttaaaataaagcaataaTATTTCTTTCCATAAACAGTGATAGGTACTCTGGATAGTCCACAGATCTGAGCTGTGAACAGTTTTCATTGGAACTACTTTCCACCAAATAAATAGTCCCTATGAAAACTGTCCAGTTGTTAATTATCCAGAGTAACAGGGACACTTCAGTGGAGAGAGATGTTTCTCAATGCTGTGAAAATCCTATTGACCTCCATTTCAATGGAGGCACAAATTTCAGAGACGAATATCTGAAAGCCTCAGCAAATAAACCCAAGTTGACCCTAAACTTCCTACATTCCTAGGCACCATACTAAAGTGCCCCTGTTACTCTGGATAATTCACAAAGCTCACTGCAGACAGTTTTTACACAGATAATCTTTTTGTTTCTTGAGAGAGATACTGCtgctaaaaagaaaaattatgaTTTTTCAATAATACGAGAACCAAAAACTAAATTCTGTCCGCCTAAATTGTACTTGTGGGGGTGGCTGAAACGATCTCAAAACCTGAATACATGAAAGTTTCTGTATGGCTATATTCAACTGGTGGTAATTGAGACAATGTGTTTGATTTTTTATTTGGATGAACCGACCCTTTAAATTGAAGTAAGGTCAATACTAAGGATATTGACGGCAAGTAAACATTGTCAACAATCTCACTGAAGAGTGTCAGTGTGGCTCCGAAGTGGAAAGAACATAAAAGATTCAGCAGTTGTACATCTCAGGATTGTTAAGAGGCTCATTTCACCACAACATGCTTACTGAGGGTAAACGAACACGACTTCTCTTTTCCCTGAGCGAGCGCTTGGTGCTGGGCCATGCACCTCATCACCTGCCCGTCTGACAGCATTGAGCGGTTCAGCGTTACTGACAGGCTGTCCGTCACCTCTGATGcataaacattttctttccagCGAGCTCCGTGGTCACCCTGGTCTTCCCCCCAGCGTAGCGTCGGGGGAGGATACGCTCCAAACCAGGTGCAGATAAATTGGACGTGGGAGGCGTCATTTGCTGGTGCCCACATACACTCAGGGTGTCTGTCTGGGACATCTAGTCAGGACAAAAACATCAGTAAGTAAATTGACAAAAACTACAGAAAGCAACTATGTACTGTGATTGCTATCACTTAAATATCAAGCAAAATTAGGCCATCATCTCTGTATGTGCATTCATTACACTGGTATTTAGAATATAAAGGATAAATAAGGAAAATTGTTTCCTGACTACAACAATTCTATTACATTCAGTGTTATTCACCCTTGTCTTTTAAAAGTCTCAGGGTATCATTATCTTCTTCATGGAGCATAGGTACAGTAGTTAACAGTGCTtattaaaaggacaattccggagcaaaatgaacctaggggttaataacacatgggtaccgagtcgaccgttctctgggatttgttttcatgctaatcgaatgtgaccagttttagcgcaaaccgctaattaacGTATAAAGTTTATTAGTTGTCGGGGCACgcgaaagtaaaaagaaatcgctatttctacaccactaacaaggctcaaaatagcaccacacttccacggtagcataatgagggtccctacatgtaaaccgaagcattgagaactttgtaagtgtacagacagtttattacaaagatagtttataaagacagtaccgttcggTATACAGGCAGGtggcatcttgggaaaacagtcatgaccagtcgaatgacgaacgccgtgtaaccagtaacgtAGCTCAAGCATGGCCGACTCGGTACCtctgtgttattaacccctaggttaattttgcgctggaattgtcctttaaaaaaagGTACATAGTTGGAGGGTTTACTTCACACAAAGAAagttgagatatatatatatatatatatatatatatatatatatattaattatacCTCATTACACATATCCAGGTCAACGCTGAAGAGCCTATAAATAATCgacaatactttattttgaaggttcATAGTGTCCGAATACATTACCTGGAAGGAACTACGTAATTTGATAGTAGTTAAAAGGGAAATTCAGAGAACTGTTTGAGTTTAATTAGTTGTCTTGAGTAGAGAAGTTATTGTTTTCCAGAGGAATATCCTCGAAAGGTCTGCTCAATTTAAAGCCAagtaaatatttgtttattaagCAGTTATTATTGGAAAGTTATTCCTCAAATACAGTGTTTTCTTGCCTGTAGACAAATGTTTGCATGTTCAGCTGAATTGCTGAAAAGCACTGACTGAAagacttaaatatataataaatcttAAATTACACAACATTCATTTTCTAGGAAATTACAAGAAACTATTCCTacatcttcaaaataaaaatggtaCCTAATCAATTAAATGTGTAACCATCATCTACAATTATAAAACAGGTAGCTCAAAtcaagcaatctgattggttcatagcCACGGTATAATAACCACATACCACGGaataccaaaaaaaacacattagactGATAGATGGTGCCACAGAAGGAAGCTGTTcatttgcacacacactgtcatgAGCCAGaggtttatcggtgttttaagcccccaacgtctccttccaggcagcactgcctggaaggcactaggattaggcaatggttatggttagtgttagggttaaggttaggtgccttgaagtcagcggtcgcagtgctgcctggaaggagacgctGTGGGCATAAAACACCATCGAACGACACCCATTAAGTGCACGCTTTATTAAAGGACAACTCCGGCGCAAGACAAatctaggggttaataacggatgtgtacccactcggttgttctctgggacatgttttcatgctaattgattgtgtttgtacaaagaatttctaataagggaagaagttccactctctcgttacttccggcttctgaactggttgcagttccaccagagttctatatagggggcgctcacaggccagtgcagaatgaatgggactctatggagctatacccctcaaaatccacttttctcaggatatcattttttgtctagtaatttgaatgttgcattcgaaaggggaggctaagaaaatacacactgctgggtgttcgatttttttaaagtggcttttttgttctaaaaagcctttcaaaaagtcaatgacgtcatacacatattcggccagagatactgctttacggcaagctctgagtcgcttcctttgttctctcgaagcatcgacaacacagctgacaggttagcctctccctgttaatacacgtgctagaaagaggtttgctaatgttttaaagaccacgccgaaatattcactctgacattctggttctgctttggatgccgtcaagcgggatctccgatcataatcagtccttcactgaccaatcagcatttattagcagaatgctagcgtgttatgggcaacaacgactcaacctgtaagaaatcgaaaggacactcGTAgtgtactcgttcattcaacttttgacctataatccacgttgaacttgcaaaaactacaatcaaatctgagatttctcaacgacaatcaggcgaaagagacaaatttagccgtctagctccatagagtcccattcatttagcactggaccgcgatcacccccagtggaactctggtggaactgcaaccaaattcggtacaatggggctgaatagggagtggaacggctttccgtagacgggctttggtttgtagcttgaaagaagctagcgtggaccgctgattagcttacaacgctagggaaagtaaaaaaaattgccaCTAATTGccattttgtaccactaaaaaggctcaaaatatcaccaaacttcaacggtagcatagtgagggtccctacatgttaaccgaagcattgagaactttgtaagtacagacagtttattgaatgaagagctgcgggaactccgtgaaagggctacgagagagagagctatgccgcaacagagcctcatacttcgggaaactggtggtgtacctgcggacattgtgaagctatggccaccgaacaggagtgtctgtgttgcacggagtgggacctgttgtgtcgcaacacccaagagatgcagtgttttgtacagtctgaagatttcccctctctgataaacagggctgtacttgacccgaaaataaattggagacggcaacccagaccggagggaccagatggacagttatccactgagtaagtaaactagacaagttatggtttacatcggtgcgattatttcagatatattgagcaaattgcttttgattttagttggcATCGCCAGTGgcaagtcatgactggtttcccaAAGTATgaggctctgttgcggcatagctctctctctctcgtagcccttttaTGGAGtccccgcagctcttcgttcaataaactgtctgtacacttacaaagttctcaatgcttcggttaacatgtagggaccctcattatgctaccgttgaagtttggtgatattttgagcctttatttatttatttttttatttttttactttccctgtgccccgaatactagtgttgtaagctaatcagcggtccgcgctagcttctttcaagctacaaacacaatcaattagcatgaaaacatgtcccagagaacgacagagtgggtacacatccgttattaacccctaggttcattttgcgccagaattgtcctttaagaatattttcaccactttacTTTGCTGCCAGACAGCCCTTTCCTACAGAGAACTAAAGCAGCTATCTATCAAAGACACCAGACCCCACTGactaaaaaagtaattttagcttgcagaacacaggagttgctgttctaccgctgcctcgatcGGTTGGTTGCTGGTCTAACGCTGTCTCGATTggttaggttttttttgttatagtCTGACTTTGGTGAATCTGAACTAAGTCTTTAGTTAAGCAAAAGAAatgctagctgctagtgtaTGCTTACATTACCTACGTACTATAGTAAATGCCTCGGTATGAGCCAGCCCGCCCAGGGGGGGCTATTTTATTGTGAAcatgattatttattaataacaaTCTATTTCTATTGGAATGTGAATATCACTTTCATATTGTCATACTTGATGACCTTTTTATCAAAGCTTTGAATATGGTTGGAGCTTGCCTTACTGTAGAAAAGTCATGCATCAGTGAGTAATTGTAGGAAGTCAGCAAAAATACAGGAAATGTGTTGAGAATTCAGGAAGTGCAACCCAATGAATAAAAATAACCACAAAAATAATACTTTTCGACATTTAGTCCTTTAGTCAGAGAAtacactgtggagataggtctggcaatgctggACTATCAGAgaagtacggtggccctgaagtgcaaatcacaacagcaaatagaaaaacgcaacagcaaatcataaaacacaacggcaaataggaaaacacgacagcaaatatgaaaacacttcaacaaatcataaaacacaacggcaaataggaaaacacgacaacaaatcataaaacacaacggcaaataggaaaacacgacaacaaatcataaaacacaacggcaaataggaaaacacgacagcaaataggaaaacacgacagcaaataggaaaacacgacagcattaacttctaccggaaaaggtagggcctatctagcagacgatggaccctcctgattggacagacggactgtctctgttaaaagtaggcgcttttccgtgtcttttaacaggaaggagaggtgaaaaacacggaaaagcgcctacttttaacagagacagtccgtctgtccaatcaggaggctctgtcctctgctagataggccctaccttttccagtagaagttaatgccgttttgttttcctatttgctgtcgtgtttttctatttgctgtcatgttttcctatttgctgtcgtgtttttctatttgctgtcgtgttttcctatttgctgtcgtgttttcctatttgctgtcgtgttttatgatttattgaagtgttttcctatttgctgtcgtgttttcatgtttgctgtcgtgttttcctatttgctgtcgtgttttctatttgctgtcgtgttttcctattttctgtcgtgttttcctatttgctgtcgtgttttcctattttctgttgcgttttcctatttgctgtcgcgttttcatgtttgctgtcgtgttttcatgtttgctgtcgtgttttcctatttgccgttctgttttcctatttgccgttgtgttttatgatttgctattgcgtttttctatttgctgttgtgatttgcacttcagggccaccgtagggAAGGGTATTCTGGGTATTCTCCCCATGTTACTTACAGTATACTAACAGCTGTGTGCTCTTATTGGCTGCCTGATGAGAGACGGTGTTGTTAGCCCTGCAGCTGTAAACTCCCTGAGCCCTGGGCTGAATGTCTTCTATCCTGAAGTCCAGCCAGGATTCAGAGTTTGAAACCAGCGACTCGTTGCTGGATGAAGCTCCTCTGAAGGCCCAGGTCAGCTGCTGAGAGGGGTACGAGATGCCGGAGCAGTTAAAGAAGACGGTCGAACCCCGATAGACGATGAGCGTCCCGTTGGACAGGGCAGTGGCTGGACTGATGGATGCAGATATATTTACTGGACCACCTGAAAAGAGTACAAACAGTGTATTGTTCTCAGGAGTATGTTTGTAATGGGTAAAGGGTAAATCATTTAATTAACTGTCCTaatattactttaaaaaaaagcattacattAAAAGCACAATAATTTACCAACTGCAACTAATGTGCCTTTTTCACTACAACAAATGTGATTAATTGTTAAATCATTCATAAAGCAAATTGTATTGGTTTTTCTCTGTTCTATAtcattgtttttaactgaatatctttaggttttgATCTGATGGTTGGATGAAAACAGGCCATATGATGATATTACTTTGTtaaagttgttacatttttctctcttttcttacattttaaagaCTAAATTAGGATTTCATCTAACAATTATTCCATTCTAGATTCATCCGCGCATTATTTTCTCTGGCATTTTATAGTTTGGTAAAGGTGGTGTAAATGTACTGACTTCTTCAAacagcttgttttgtccaaccaacagcaCAAAACCCAAAGACATTCACTTTACTAactaaagacaaagaaaagcagcaaatcctcacaaagATGGAACTACGTAAaatcagtggtggaggaagatattttacttaaaggggctgtactagAAATACTGAGAAAAACTAGGCTGGGATTGCTTCCACACTGCTCTCACAGACCATTCCCAAATACGTAAAATATCCACGTTTTTCACGGCCATATGCCATTAatccactatatctttaaatagccaaaataaaaattgctgcaatattaatgttttgaatgtcaagcattagcattaaatAGGCTTaaagtactaaaagtaaaagtactcattttgCAGAATCACCCACTTCAGAATAATATGACTGGATGATAATTATTGATGTATTAGATAATTATTAATGTGtttatcactttaatgttgcagctggtaaaggtagGGCTAATTTTAATTACTGtgtatactgctgggtagcttaaACTATATTAATAtatcataatatattttttcataaattttttttcatatttttttattttttattttgtggctAGTAACTTGGCCtaaatatgttaaaataaatgaagtggaatgaaaagtgcaatatttgtctccagtggagtagaagtataaagtaacataaaatggAAGTAGCCTACAGGtaactcaaaattgtacttgagtacatataTAGCTACATCCCGCCACTGGGTAATGTTTGGCATGTTTAGGGGAGAGTGGGGAAGGTTGCAACGTGTGGCAGTTGCAACATTGCCGATTTCTTCAAATCAGGAATGAGCTAGAGTCATGAAACTCCTAATGCACATGCTCAGTGGGCCCCTCCATCCGCCTGGAAGTTAACAGCCACATGTCATCGTTCCTTATGGGAGAACTGAAATTCAAGGTGAAAAAGTACGACCAGATTTTTTGTCATACTGTCTAAACTGTTTAAGTATATATCTTTATCATTATATAGTTTGAATGTGCAGTTTCTTAGCTCTTAACAGACTTCAGTACCATGTGTTAAAGCTAATGTGTTAGGCTAGCATCATAAGTTTTAAGATGGcttttggagggggggggacAGTTGCAATGATGCGTTGCAACTGTCCCCCTATGCAACTGTCCACACATGGTGTTGCAACTGTCCCTCATGACAACAATA
This genomic window contains:
- the vsig10 gene encoding V-set and immunoglobulin domain-containing protein 10; protein product: MEIVATVALLHLCLCATAAVSGSDSTETALTAAPGDIVLLPCYDVDNETPTLTTWMKNRQEIITSGGSSPNRSPAGQRLEVLRDGSLSITGVIPGDEGTYMCSSTLPGNNTFHARVLLQVTRGPVNISASISPATALSNGTLIVYRGSTVFFNCSGISYPSQQLTWAFRGASSSNESLVSNSESWLDFRIEDIQPRAQGVYSCRANNTVSHQAANKSTQLLVYYVPDRHPECMWAPANDASHVQFICTWFGAYPPPTLRWGEDQGDHGARWKENVYASEVTDSLSVTLNRSMLSDGQVMRCMAQHQALAQGKEKSCSFTLKPPYPEGEPLVTTLEATSLTLTCTEAMSIPPANTTWRKGLKQEVIVPGSKYVLSVEGPVFKLTILNISKDDEGVYFCRSENPLAVRELEVYLTVTTSSAHTGAIIGVFIAALIVGSATVIAKLAYSSRHRICLGDGFGQIEDSGEVLSLVDSDDEQIFQDAVPRLPPLTNGHHTTLVQIHRIPSSEHEDTETADTSPQQQEDTIQREEPVDLVSF